Proteins found in one Maridesulfovibrio sp. genomic segment:
- a CDS encoding S41 family peptidase, protein MRKTLWMIAIISLFVISVAPEPTQAVDTDRFEPLRRFSQVLDLVEHNYVNPISRKELVDDAVKGMLEQLDPHSTFLSTDDFKEMQESTSGEFSGIGIEISMEKGRLTVISPIEDTPAYKAGLKAGDLILEINGESTQSISLMESVSKIRGKRGTDVILTILHKDATKPEKITITRDTIPIISAKSQELEDGILYLRLTRFNENTTREMHKALREYRKNHTLKGVVLDLRNNPGGLLTQAVSVADTFLDDGLIVYIEGRSKASRKDFMATADATDVKVPVVTLINAGSASASEIVAGALKDHNRALLLGERTFGKGSVQTIIPMADGSGIKLTTALYYTPSGRSIQAEGIDPDIIYPFVPPVVDKDQDDRFILREKDLSRHLENNGKDKKNAKEQDNKAKKMLERDNQLRLGLQMVKQLPRLKEIK, encoded by the coding sequence ATGAGAAAAACATTGTGGATGATTGCAATTATATCCCTTTTTGTAATCTCCGTAGCACCGGAACCAACACAAGCAGTAGATACGGACCGTTTTGAACCCTTACGCAGATTTTCACAGGTTCTGGATCTGGTGGAGCACAATTACGTAAACCCCATTTCCCGCAAAGAACTTGTAGATGATGCGGTAAAGGGTATGCTGGAACAGCTCGATCCGCATTCAACTTTTCTTTCCACTGACGATTTCAAAGAAATGCAGGAATCCACAAGCGGTGAATTCAGCGGCATCGGTATTGAAATCAGCATGGAAAAAGGACGCTTGACCGTTATCTCCCCCATCGAGGATACCCCTGCTTATAAAGCGGGCCTCAAAGCCGGAGACCTGATCCTCGAAATTAACGGTGAATCCACCCAGTCTATTTCCCTGATGGAATCTGTAAGCAAGATCCGGGGTAAACGCGGAACAGACGTGATTCTGACCATCCTGCACAAGGATGCCACCAAACCCGAAAAAATTACCATAACCCGCGACACAATTCCCATCATCAGTGCCAAGAGTCAGGAACTTGAAGACGGAATTCTCTATCTGCGCCTTACCAGATTCAACGAGAACACTACCCGTGAAATGCACAAGGCGTTACGCGAATACAGAAAAAATCACACACTCAAAGGTGTGGTACTTGACCTGCGCAACAACCCCGGCGGATTGCTCACACAGGCCGTTTCAGTTGCCGACACCTTCCTTGACGACGGATTGATCGTTTATATTGAAGGGCGCAGCAAAGCCAGCCGCAAGGACTTCATGGCCACAGCAGATGCAACAGATGTAAAGGTCCCGGTAGTAACCCTGATCAACGCAGGTTCCGCATCGGCATCAGAAATTGTTGCAGGTGCGCTTAAGGACCATAACCGCGCGCTTCTGCTCGGCGAACGCACTTTCGGTAAAGGCTCAGTGCAGACCATCATCCCCATGGCTGACGGTTCCGGCATCAAGCTGACCACCGCCCTTTACTACACACCGAGCGGACGCTCCATTCAGGCCGAAGGAATCGATCCGGACATCATTTACCCCTTTGTTCCCCCGGTTGTAGACAAAGATCAGGATGATCGTTTCATCCTGCGCGAAAAAGACCTCAGCCGTCACCTGGAGAACAATGGTAAAGACAAGAAAAACGCTAAAGAACAAGATAATAAAGCCAAAAAAATGCTTGAAAGAGACAACCAGCTCAGACTGGGCCTGCAGATGGTAAAGCAGCTTCCCCGCCTGAAGGAAATCAAGTAA
- a CDS encoding peptidoglycan DD-metalloendopeptidase family protein yields the protein MVTKTHLLTVILALLMLCGAVCASAESKVDTLKNEIQDTRQTVKHQKKELLKLTREERSMFGELAAIEDRISDVEKDLFQQEDDLAGIMEDEKAAKTDQRVLEDELDEIVTRLKLMLARIWPVHSRKLENRFGSLDNWKQADRNFVWLASLYKDTKTELDKAEKKADEINANLEVQKDLRLKVEAKLAEINGTKDSLLKDKLSLLSGIKSIRALKISREQELKGLLETINKLNYKLKILTSKKIANFKRSLPRPCAGDIKIRFNPSAKPPVRGIGIKTNGNVDVKSIFWGKVVHNDTLRGFGRVVIIYHGYNYYSLYAYLAESFVKTGQEVEKDEIIGKTGYYPKLKDTGLYFELRFHQKPVNPQKWLARD from the coding sequence ATGGTCACAAAAACCCACCTGCTAACCGTCATTTTAGCACTGCTGATGCTGTGCGGAGCGGTCTGTGCTTCTGCTGAATCTAAAGTGGATACACTGAAAAATGAAATTCAGGACACGCGACAGACTGTTAAACATCAGAAAAAGGAACTGCTAAAGCTCACCCGTGAAGAACGCAGCATGTTCGGTGAACTCGCCGCCATTGAAGACCGCATTAGCGACGTAGAAAAAGATCTTTTCCAGCAGGAAGACGATCTTGCGGGAATTATGGAAGATGAAAAGGCCGCAAAAACGGATCAACGGGTTCTTGAAGACGAGCTGGATGAAATTGTCACCAGACTGAAGTTGATGCTGGCCAGAATATGGCCGGTCCACTCCCGCAAGCTGGAAAATAGATTCGGCTCCCTTGATAACTGGAAACAGGCTGACCGGAATTTTGTATGGCTGGCATCTCTTTATAAAGATACCAAAACAGAGCTGGACAAAGCAGAGAAAAAGGCTGACGAAATCAATGCCAATCTTGAAGTTCAGAAAGATTTACGTTTGAAGGTTGAGGCTAAACTGGCTGAAATCAACGGGACCAAAGACAGTCTGCTCAAAGACAAACTCAGTCTACTTTCCGGTATTAAAAGTATCCGTGCTCTTAAGATCAGCAGAGAGCAGGAACTGAAAGGTCTGCTTGAAACAATCAACAAACTGAATTACAAACTCAAGATCCTGACCAGCAAAAAAATTGCTAATTTTAAAAGGTCCTTACCTCGTCCGTGTGCGGGGGACATCAAAATTCGGTTCAACCCCTCCGCCAAACCGCCTGTGCGCGGAATTGGAATTAAAACGAACGGAAACGTTGATGTAAAATCAATTTTCTGGGGTAAGGTTGTACATAACGATACCCTCAGGGGATTCGGACGTGTTGTGATTATATATCACGGTTACAACTATTACTCCCTTTATGCCTATCTGGCCGAAAGTTTCGTAAAAACAGGTCAGGAAGTCGAAAAGGATGAAATTATCGGTAAAACAGGGTATTACCCTAAACTGAAAGATACGGGCCTCTATTTTGAATTGCGTTTTCATCAGAAACCCGTTAATCCGCAAAAATGGCTTGCACGAGATTAA
- a CDS encoding endonuclease III domain-containing protein: protein MNREQTLYKYYKALSERLGPCHWWPGESPFEIALGAILVQNTNWANVEKAIDNLRKNDGLTPHGLRQFSMQELQEMIRPSGFFRMKAMRIANFLDFLDANSAECITDLQETDTYELREKLLAVNGIGPETADSILLYALNKAVFVVDAYTRRIFNRHMLVHEDIDYHELQEYFMDVLDPDVELYNEFHALIVRTAKEWCKKNNPDCENCPLGKFLENRL from the coding sequence ATGAATAGAGAGCAAACATTATACAAATACTACAAAGCCCTTTCGGAAAGATTGGGGCCGTGCCACTGGTGGCCGGGTGAAAGCCCGTTCGAGATCGCCCTGGGAGCTATTCTGGTTCAGAATACCAACTGGGCAAACGTGGAAAAAGCCATTGATAATCTCAGAAAAAACGACGGGCTGACTCCGCATGGTTTGCGTCAATTTTCCATGCAGGAATTGCAGGAGATGATCCGGCCTTCCGGTTTTTTCCGCATGAAGGCGATGAGGATTGCAAATTTTCTCGATTTCTTAGACGCTAACTCGGCAGAGTGTATCACGGACCTGCAGGAAACAGACACCTACGAACTGCGCGAGAAACTGTTGGCAGTCAACGGAATCGGCCCGGAAACAGCTGATTCAATTTTACTCTACGCTTTGAACAAAGCCGTATTTGTGGTCGACGCCTATACCCGCAGGATTTTCAATCGTCACATGCTGGTCCATGAGGATATAGACTATCATGAATTACAGGAGTATTTCATGGATGTGCTTGATCCTGATGTAGAGCTGTACAATGAATTTCATGCCCTGATTGTAAGAACAGCCAAAGAATGGTGTAAAAAAAACAACCCGGACTGCGAAAACTGTCCTCTGGGTAAATTTCTGGAAAACAGACTTTAG
- a CDS encoding 50S ribosomal protein L11 methyltransferase, protein MPELLRIQFTLSEQESDECQVYLGARVPHGWEEKPLDDDSIFYTIHLEDHPLGMEIVDEIKSRWPHAGCVGEDIKDENWGLAWKDYFEPITCGQFEILPPWLLEQKTAGKEHIIIEPKMAFGTGSHPTTALCLDLISKLADEGRINADMEFFDLGTGSAILAIALAKLGLKGVGVDIDPQSIVCAQENIDNNSVDGILLSVGSADSIDPTLKYELVVANILSGPLIELCPDVTARLKDNSILILSGILVEQAEKVADTYIEAGLPAPEIFTMGEWAGLLWRDISVD, encoded by the coding sequence ATGCCAGAACTGCTCAGAATTCAATTCACCCTTTCCGAACAGGAAAGCGACGAATGTCAGGTTTATCTCGGAGCACGTGTTCCCCACGGCTGGGAAGAAAAGCCTCTTGACGACGATTCCATATTCTACACCATCCATCTGGAAGATCATCCGCTGGGCATGGAGATAGTAGATGAGATAAAATCCCGCTGGCCGCATGCAGGATGTGTCGGTGAAGACATCAAAGACGAGAACTGGGGACTTGCGTGGAAAGATTATTTCGAGCCCATAACCTGCGGACAATTCGAGATACTGCCTCCGTGGTTACTGGAACAGAAAACTGCTGGTAAAGAGCATATCATAATCGAACCGAAAATGGCCTTCGGCACCGGCAGCCACCCGACTACCGCCCTCTGTCTGGACCTGATCAGCAAGCTTGCGGATGAAGGCAGAATCAATGCCGATATGGAATTTTTCGATCTCGGCACCGGGTCAGCAATCCTCGCCATTGCGCTCGCAAAGCTGGGACTCAAAGGAGTAGGAGTGGACATCGACCCGCAGTCCATTGTCTGCGCTCAGGAAAACATTGATAACAACAGCGTGGACGGCATCCTGCTTTCCGTAGGCAGTGCCGACAGCATCGATCCGACCCTCAAATATGAACTGGTTGTAGCAAACATTCTCTCCGGACCGCTCATTGAGCTCTGCCCTGATGTTACCGCCCGACTAAAGGATAATTCCATCCTCATCCTTTCCGGAATTCTCGTGGAACAGGCTGAAAAAGTCGCTGACACATACATTGAAGCGGGACTGCCCGCACCGGAAATCTTCACCATGGGTGAATGGGCAGGACTCCTCTGGCGTGATATAAGCGTTGATTAA
- a CDS encoding aspartate aminotransferase family protein — protein MSKHETLVSAEQKSICNTYGRYPVNVCKAKGSRLWDLDGNEYIDLLSGISVANIGHCREDLADVMAKQARKLVQVSNLFYQEEQVELAEKLTATCKADKVFFANSGAEANEAAIKLARRYMRTVKERDAYEIITLEGSFHGRTLATLTATGQSGPIKDGFAPLPEGFKYVPAGDVEALRATISDKTAAVMIEMVQGEGGIKPLPEEYVKAVTELVKEKDILLIVDEVQSGLCRTGKWWAHQHYGVTPHIFTSAKALANGLPMGAMLATKEVAKGFTPGSHATTFGGGALVSKVASKVIDIMNDEKLDLRAAELGEFFKAEAGKIQGKFPDKIKSVRGLGLMLGIELNFDGTEIFTELRNKGFILNLTKGTILRLLPALTIDREDLVAFLKAFEELLAKQA, from the coding sequence ATGAGCAAACACGAAACATTAGTATCAGCTGAACAAAAATCCATCTGCAATACATATGGCAGATACCCCGTAAACGTATGCAAAGCCAAAGGTTCCAGACTGTGGGATCTTGACGGCAACGAATATATCGACCTGCTTTCGGGCATTTCCGTAGCCAACATCGGCCACTGCCGTGAGGATCTCGCGGACGTTATGGCCAAACAGGCCCGCAAGCTGGTACAGGTCAGCAACCTCTTCTATCAGGAAGAACAGGTGGAACTGGCTGAAAAACTCACTGCTACCTGCAAAGCTGATAAAGTCTTTTTCGCCAACTCCGGTGCAGAAGCCAATGAGGCCGCCATTAAACTGGCCAGAAGATATATGCGCACAGTAAAAGAAAGAGATGCGTATGAAATCATAACCCTTGAAGGTTCTTTCCATGGCCGGACCCTAGCCACCCTGACCGCGACCGGACAATCCGGACCGATCAAAGACGGATTCGCTCCCCTGCCTGAAGGATTTAAATATGTCCCAGCAGGTGATGTGGAAGCTCTCAGAGCAACCATCAGTGACAAGACTGCAGCGGTTATGATCGAGATGGTTCAGGGTGAAGGCGGCATTAAACCTCTGCCGGAAGAATACGTTAAAGCTGTAACCGAGCTTGTCAAAGAAAAGGACATCCTTCTTATTGTTGATGAAGTGCAGTCCGGCCTGTGCAGGACCGGCAAATGGTGGGCTCACCAGCATTACGGTGTAACCCCGCACATTTTCACTTCCGCCAAAGCGCTTGCCAACGGCCTGCCCATGGGAGCGATGCTGGCAACCAAAGAAGTGGCTAAAGGATTCACTCCCGGCAGCCATGCCACAACATTCGGAGGAGGAGCACTGGTCTCAAAAGTCGCATCCAAGGTCATTGACATCATGAATGATGAAAAACTTGACCTGCGTGCCGCCGAGCTTGGTGAATTTTTTAAAGCCGAAGCCGGCAAGATTCAGGGAAAATTCCCCGATAAAATCAAATCCGTGCGCGGACTCGGTCTGATGCTCGGCATTGAATTAAACTTTGACGGAACTGAAATTTTTACTGAACTGCGTAATAAAGGTTTCATTCTGAACCTGACCAAAGGAACAATCCTCAGGCTGCTTCCTGCCCTGACAATAGACAGGGAAGACCTTGTGGCTTTCCTGAAAGCCTTTGAGGAACTACTGGCGAAACAGGCTTAG
- the dut gene encoding dUTP diphosphatase: MNSTQSNPVEVKIKFLSETAREGGLDYATPNSAGVDLRACINDDFVEIEPGGRYAFPAGIAIEITSPGIAGFVYSRSGLGTKDGLTVSQGVGVIDPDYRGEIKVSLLNTSDENRRIERGQRIAQLVFMPYCHARLTPSEELSDTTRGAGGFGHTGKN, from the coding sequence ATGAATTCCACCCAATCCAATCCAGTTGAAGTAAAAATTAAATTCCTCAGCGAAACTGCCCGCGAAGGCGGTCTGGACTATGCTACACCGAACTCTGCCGGAGTGGATCTGCGAGCCTGTATTAATGATGATTTCGTAGAAATTGAACCGGGCGGCAGATACGCATTTCCCGCCGGGATAGCCATTGAAATCACCTCACCGGGCATTGCAGGGTTTGTCTACTCCCGCAGCGGACTTGGAACAAAGGACGGACTGACCGTAAGTCAGGGAGTCGGTGTTATCGACCCTGATTACCGTGGTGAAATCAAAGTTTCCCTGCTCAATACATCGGATGAAAACCGACGAATTGAGCGCGGACAGCGCATAGCACAACTTGTTTTCATGCCATACTGCCATGCCCGGCTGACTCCCAGCGAAGAACTTTCCGACACAACCAGAGGTGCCGGGGGATTCGGGCATACCGGTAAAAATTAA
- the glgP gene encoding alpha-glucan family phosphorylase produces the protein MQPLRVYSVVPRLPSQLKELWDLAYNFLFVWNSDIASIFSSIDHVLWRECQQNPVKFLNSLPQQQLEELASDDFFVQRLKEAVKVQKNYLSRESCSYKFEGAPKGEPVVAYFSLEYGIGLSLPIYSGGLGILAGDHLKSASDLNIPLVGIGLCYQHGYFRQYMTQDGWQQELYPSHDFEEMSIKPAKDKDDKDVKFSLDIKGEALHVKVWRVEVGRVTLYLLDTNISENPSYFRNITARLYGGDLEMRLWQEILLGIGGVKALDELGLEPSVIHMNEGHSAFAGLERIRVFMTDHGLSFEAAMEMVASSSIFTTHTPVPAGNDRFPAELMRPYFEPYAQTMGLAYKVFLSLGREDPRDDAEQFCMTVLALKLSRFNNGVSKLHGHVSRNMWQKVWPQYPVEDVPIGAITNGVHMPTWVATDFSLLFDRYLGPNWREDPDCSRVWKQTDNIPDAELWRTHERLRERLVDFVRKRLRKQMMNVGARRKEIELADEVLDPRALTIGFARRFATYKRAGLLFKDKERLLKIISDSRHPVQFIFAGKAHPQDNEGKKLIQDLIQFCRREECRMSLVFLEDYDMKIANYMVQGCDVWLNTPRRPLEACGTSGMKAMANGVLQFSTPDGWWDEAYLTDNSLGWAIGRREEYSDHEYQDFVESQTLYKVLENDIIPEFYDRGHGSLPRNWITKVKKALGTLGPEFNANRMVEDYTEKAYQPAFNNYKTMHKNDFQGAKDLAAWRMELMTKWSSLKVRNITSEVHTDVFVEEPIIISAEVFLNGLEPENVQVEIYAGPVGQDGKFIRRKTVIMSQEEDMGAGWHVYQGEVMPVEAGRFGYTVRILPRHKLLLDPHSLGLIHWAQ, from the coding sequence ATGCAGCCGCTTCGCGTTTATAGCGTCGTTCCCCGTCTACCCAGCCAGTTGAAAGAGCTTTGGGACTTGGCGTATAACTTTCTTTTTGTTTGGAATAGTGACATTGCCAGCATTTTTTCCTCTATCGATCATGTGCTCTGGCGCGAATGCCAGCAGAATCCGGTTAAATTCCTGAACAGTTTGCCCCAGCAGCAATTAGAGGAACTTGCCAGCGATGATTTTTTTGTCCAGCGTCTCAAGGAGGCCGTTAAAGTTCAGAAAAATTATCTTTCCCGCGAAAGCTGCTCTTACAAATTTGAAGGAGCACCTAAAGGTGAACCTGTAGTTGCCTACTTCAGTTTGGAATATGGAATCGGCCTCAGCCTGCCTATATATTCCGGAGGTCTTGGTATTCTGGCCGGGGACCATCTAAAGTCAGCCAGTGATTTGAATATTCCGCTGGTCGGAATAGGACTGTGCTATCAGCATGGCTATTTTCGCCAGTATATGACTCAGGACGGATGGCAGCAGGAGCTCTATCCGAGTCATGACTTTGAAGAGATGTCCATAAAGCCCGCTAAAGATAAAGATGATAAGGACGTTAAATTCTCTCTTGATATCAAGGGTGAAGCGCTTCATGTAAAGGTTTGGCGCGTCGAGGTGGGCCGGGTGACGCTTTACCTGCTTGATACCAATATTTCCGAAAACCCGTCTTACTTCCGTAATATTACCGCACGACTTTATGGCGGTGATCTTGAAATGCGGCTCTGGCAGGAAATCCTGCTCGGAATAGGAGGAGTCAAGGCTCTTGATGAACTCGGTCTTGAGCCCAGTGTTATTCATATGAATGAAGGGCATTCCGCTTTTGCCGGATTGGAACGCATCCGGGTCTTCATGACTGATCACGGGCTTTCATTTGAAGCAGCTATGGAAATGGTGGCCTCTTCCAGTATTTTTACCACTCATACTCCGGTACCTGCCGGTAATGACCGTTTCCCTGCGGAACTTATGCGGCCGTATTTTGAGCCTTATGCTCAAACTATGGGACTTGCTTATAAGGTATTTCTCTCTCTGGGCCGGGAAGATCCGCGTGATGATGCGGAACAGTTCTGCATGACAGTGCTGGCATTGAAACTTTCCCGTTTCAATAATGGTGTGTCCAAGCTGCACGGACATGTTTCAAGGAACATGTGGCAGAAAGTGTGGCCGCAATATCCGGTGGAGGATGTTCCTATCGGGGCCATCACCAATGGTGTGCATATGCCCACATGGGTTGCCACTGATTTTTCTTTGCTTTTTGACCGCTATCTAGGTCCTAACTGGCGGGAAGATCCGGATTGTTCCAGAGTCTGGAAGCAGACTGATAATATTCCTGATGCAGAGCTCTGGCGGACCCACGAACGGCTTCGTGAGCGTCTGGTGGATTTTGTACGTAAGCGTCTGCGTAAACAGATGATGAATGTCGGAGCGCGTCGTAAGGAAATTGAGCTTGCGGATGAAGTGCTTGATCCTCGCGCTTTGACTATAGGTTTTGCGCGTAGGTTCGCGACCTACAAACGCGCAGGGCTGCTTTTTAAGGATAAAGAGCGTCTGCTCAAAATTATTTCTGATTCAAGGCACCCGGTGCAGTTTATTTTTGCCGGTAAGGCCCATCCTCAGGACAATGAGGGCAAGAAGCTCATTCAGGATCTTATACAGTTCTGCCGCCGTGAAGAATGCCGTATGAGTCTTGTGTTCCTTGAAGATTACGATATGAAGATTGCCAACTATATGGTTCAGGGTTGTGATGTCTGGTTGAATACTCCCCGGCGTCCCCTTGAAGCCTGCGGAACAAGCGGCATGAAAGCTATGGCCAACGGAGTCCTCCAGTTCAGTACACCCGACGGCTGGTGGGATGAAGCCTATCTGACGGATAACAGTCTCGGCTGGGCTATCGGACGCAGGGAAGAATACTCAGATCATGAATATCAGGATTTCGTGGAGAGTCAGACTCTTTACAAGGTGCTTGAAAATGACATAATCCCCGAATTCTATGACCGGGGTCATGGCAGCCTTCCCCGCAACTGGATTACCAAGGTGAAAAAGGCATTGGGAACTCTGGGGCCGGAATTCAATGCCAATCGAATGGTTGAAGATTACACTGAAAAGGCTTATCAGCCTGCGTTCAATAATTATAAGACCATGCATAAAAATGACTTTCAGGGGGCCAAGGATCTGGCCGCGTGGAGAATGGAACTTATGACCAAGTGGTCAAGCCTGAAGGTCCGCAACATAACTTCGGAAGTACATACTGATGTTTTTGTTGAGGAACCTATCATTATCAGCGCGGAAGTTTTTCTCAACGGTTTGGAACCTGAAAATGTGCAGGTCGAGATTTATGCCGGACCTGTCGGACAGGATGGTAAATTCATCCGCCGCAAAACTGTGATTATGTCTCAGGAAGAAGATATGGGAGCAGGCTGGCATGTTTATCAGGGTGAAGTTATGCCCGTGGAAGCCGGAAGATTCGGTTATACCGTGCGCATACTGCCTAGACATAAGCTCCTGCTCGATCCGCATTCATTAGGATTGATTCATTGGGCACAATAG
- a CDS encoding thermonuclease family protein — MATASAFEAEVRYVIDGDTFILANDKHVRIAGIDTPEIGRKGKPDQYYARNAKSMLNKLILGKQVRIEYAGKGVDRYKRIVGWVYLDDLFVNEYMVRKGAAFCYYHKGNDQGIQKQLLRAQRNAYNEKRGFWPKIINTENFHKPWMGNRNSHRCFLPGDRYAKKISWRNRVQFSTLGDAFYAGYSPARHFNFWLVVK; from the coding sequence GTGGCAACAGCTTCGGCGTTTGAGGCTGAAGTTCGTTATGTGATAGACGGCGATACCTTTATCCTTGCAAATGACAAGCATGTGCGCATTGCCGGGATAGATACCCCGGAGATAGGACGCAAGGGTAAGCCTGATCAGTATTATGCCCGTAATGCCAAAAGTATGCTGAATAAATTGATTCTCGGTAAACAGGTGCGTATTGAGTATGCCGGAAAAGGTGTGGATCGCTACAAGCGGATAGTCGGCTGGGTTTATCTGGATGATCTTTTTGTGAATGAATACATGGTTCGTAAGGGTGCCGCTTTTTGTTATTATCATAAGGGAAATGACCAAGGCATACAGAAACAGCTTCTCCGTGCTCAGAGAAATGCATATAATGAAAAAAGAGGGTTCTGGCCTAAGATCATTAACACCGAAAATTTTCATAAACCGTGGATGGGCAATAGAAACAGCCATCGCTGTTTTTTGCCCGGTGATAGATACGCAAAAAAGATCAGTTGGAGAAACAGGGTACAATTCTCCACTCTGGGCGATGCGTTTTACGCCGGCTATTCACCCGCAAGACATTTTAATTTCTGGCTTGTTGTAAAATAG
- a CDS encoding glutamate synthase-related protein, which yields MLFRKFAGTFHEFSIMRDPALCIDCKVCIRQCSYEAHFWDKAREKVAHDNRKCVGCHRCAAMCPTAALTIRLNEADFRPNSTWRPGFIRNIYNQAESGGVLLGGMGSPVDIPVYWDRLLLDASQVTNPSIDPLREPMELKTFLGAKQDRVEVSFDGNGTPSLETEQTPQIELDTPITFAGMSFGAINYNLHAAMAMAAKELNTVYNTGEGGLHKSLYEYGPWTIVQVASGRFGVHSDYLNAGVGIEIKVGQGAKPGIGGHLPGEKIDVKISETRMIPPGSDAISPAPHHDIYSIEDLLQLIFALKEATEYRVPVAVKIAAVHNVAAIASGVVRAGADILTLDGMKGGTGAAPVMTRDNVGIPIELALAGVDQRLRDEGIRSKASIIAGGGFRCSSDVIKAIALGADAVNIGTAALIAVGCTMCGRCYTGKCPWGIATNDKKLAKRQNPEVAAERLVNLVRGWSHEIEEMLGGMGLNSIESLRGNRDKLRAVGLTETEMHILGVKHAGR from the coding sequence GTGCTATTTAGAAAATTTGCCGGCACATTCCATGAGTTTAGCATAATGCGTGATCCGGCCCTGTGTATCGATTGTAAAGTCTGTATACGGCAGTGTTCATACGAAGCTCATTTTTGGGATAAGGCGCGAGAAAAAGTTGCCCACGATAACCGTAAATGCGTGGGCTGTCATCGTTGCGCGGCCATGTGTCCGACCGCGGCTCTTACCATCCGACTAAATGAAGCGGACTTCAGGCCCAATTCAACGTGGCGTCCCGGATTTATACGCAATATCTATAATCAGGCGGAAAGCGGCGGAGTACTGCTGGGCGGCATGGGAAGTCCAGTGGATATACCTGTTTACTGGGATAGGTTGCTTCTGGACGCAAGTCAGGTGACCAATCCGTCCATTGATCCTTTGCGGGAACCGATGGAGTTGAAGACCTTTCTCGGCGCAAAGCAGGACCGGGTGGAAGTAAGCTTTGACGGGAACGGCACTCCGTCTCTTGAAACAGAACAGACTCCTCAGATAGAGCTCGACACTCCGATTACATTTGCGGGGATGTCCTTCGGGGCGATTAATTATAATCTGCACGCGGCTATGGCCATGGCGGCCAAAGAATTGAATACAGTCTACAATACCGGAGAAGGGGGACTGCACAAATCCCTCTATGAATATGGGCCGTGGACCATCGTGCAGGTGGCTTCCGGTCGTTTCGGAGTGCATAGCGATTACCTGAACGCCGGAGTCGGTATTGAAATTAAAGTGGGTCAGGGCGCTAAGCCCGGTATCGGCGGGCATCTGCCTGGTGAAAAAATCGACGTTAAAATTTCCGAAACCCGCATGATTCCTCCGGGGTCTGATGCTATTTCCCCTGCTCCTCATCATGATATTTATTCAATTGAAGATCTCCTGCAGTTGATTTTTGCGCTTAAGGAGGCCACCGAATACCGGGTTCCTGTAGCTGTTAAAATCGCGGCGGTTCACAATGTGGCGGCCATTGCCTCCGGCGTGGTTCGGGCCGGGGCGGACATCCTGACTCTTGACGGAATGAAAGGCGGAACCGGAGCGGCTCCGGTTATGACCCGGGATAACGTGGGGATTCCCATTGAATTGGCCCTTGCCGGAGTTGATCAGAGATTGCGTGATGAAGGCATCCGGTCCAAGGCATCCATCATCGCCGGGGGTGGATTCAGATGCAGCTCCGATGTTATCAAGGCTATTGCCCTTGGCGCGGATGCTGTTAACATCGGAACCGCCGCTTTGATCGCTGTCGGCTGTACTATGTGCGGACGCTGCTATACCGGAAAATGTCCGTGGGGCATCGCTACCAACGATAAGAAACTTGCTAAACGCCAGAATCCGGAAGTCGCGGCGGAACGTCTGGTTAATCTTGTTCGCGGCTGGTCTCACGAGATAGAAGAAATGCTTGGCGGTATGGGGCTGAATTCAATCGAAAGCCTGCGCGGCAACAGGGACAAGCTGAGAGCCGTAGGATTGACTGAGACTGAAATGCATATTCTAGGCGTTAAACATGCGGGAAGATAA
- a CDS encoding 4Fe-4S dicluster domain-containing protein has protein sequence MKRIYPDKDFCMGCKLCELACLTAHSTDKDLVLAYKKERAEGLISRKRVIENSDVCVAVSCRHCGEPECVAVCISGALIKDDETGLTIYEADKCVGCWSCIMACPYGAIQLDKYNSKIIKCDLCAGRENGPACVEACPNRALKFEER, from the coding sequence ATGAAACGTATTTATCCTGATAAAGATTTTTGCATGGGGTGTAAGCTCTGTGAACTGGCCTGCCTCACGGCTCATTCCACAGATAAGGATCTGGTCCTTGCCTATAAGAAGGAACGGGCCGAAGGGCTTATTTCACGTAAACGGGTTATTGAAAACAGTGATGTCTGTGTGGCGGTCAGTTGCAGGCATTGCGGGGAACCGGAATGTGTTGCGGTCTGTATCTCAGGAGCGTTGATTAAAGATGATGAAACCGGACTAACTATTTATGAAGCTGATAAATGTGTGGGCTGTTGGTCCTGTATAATGGCATGTCCTTACGGGGCCATCCAGCTGGATAAATATAACAGCAAAATAATCAAGTGCGACCTTTGTGCAGGCAGAGAGAACGGACCGGCCTGTGTGGAAGCTTGCCCCAACCGCGCTCTTAAGTTCGAGGAGAGGTGA